A DNA window from Pongo abelii isolate AG06213 chromosome 2, NHGRI_mPonAbe1-v2.0_pri, whole genome shotgun sequence contains the following coding sequences:
- the SKIL gene encoding ski-like protein isoform X4: MCVGFGAAPAQPKGAGERRRRRRAQTDAPSGMELQSWYPVIKQEGDHVSQTHSFLHPSYYLYMCDKVVAPNVSLTSAVSQSKELTKTEASKSISRQSEKAHSSGKLQKTVSYPDVSLEEQEKMDLKTSRELCSRLDASISNNSTSKRKSESATCNLVRDINKVGIGLVAAASSPLLVKDVICEDDKGKIMEEVMRTYLKQQEKLNLILQKKQQLQMEVKMLSSSKSMKELTEEQQNLQKELESLQNEHAQRMEEFYVEQKDLEKKLEQIMKQKCTCDSNLEKDKEAEYAGQLAELRQRLDHAEADRQELQDELRQEREARQKLEMMIKELKLQILKSSKTAKE; this comes from the exons ACAGATGCACCATCAGGAATGGAATTACAGTCATGGTATCCTGTCATAAAGCAGGAAGGTGACCATGTTTCTCAGACACATTCATTTTTACACCCCAG CTACTACTTATACATGTGTGATAAAGTGGTTGCCCCAAATGTGTCGCTTACTTCTGCTGTATCCCAGTCTAAAGAGCTCACAAAGACAGAGGCAAGTAAGTCCATATCAAGACAGTCAGAGAAGGCTCACAGTAGTGGTAAACTTCAAAAAACAGTGTCTTATCCAGATGTCTCACTTGAGGAACAGgagaaaatggatttaaaaacaaGTAGAGAATTATGTAGCCGTTTAG ATGCATCAATCTCAAATAATTCTACAAGTAAAAGGAAATCTGAGTCTGCCACTTGCAACTTAGTCAGAGACATAAACAAAGTGGGAATTGGCCTTGTTGCTGCCGCTTCATCTCCGCTTCTTGTGAAAGATGTCATTTGTGAGGATGATAAGGGAAAAATCATGGAAGAAGTAATGAGAACTTAtttaaaacaacaggaaaaacTAAACTTGATTTTGCAAAAGAAGCAACAACTTCAGATG GAAGTAAAAATGTTGAGTAGTTCAAAATCTATGAAGGAACTCACTGAAGAACAACAGAATTTACAGAAAGAGCTTGAATCTTTGCAGAATGAACATGCTCAAAGAATGGAAGAATTTTATGTTGAACAGAAAGACTTAGAGAAAAAATTGGAGCAGATAATGAAGCAAAAATGTACCTGTGACTCAAatttagaaaaagacaaagaggctGAATATGCAGGACAG TTGGCAGAACTGAGGCAGAGATTGGACCATGCTGAGGCTGATAGGCAAGAACTCCAAGATGAACTCAGACAGGAACGGGAAGCAAGACAGAAGTTAGAGATGATGATAAAAGAGCTAAAGCTGCAAATTCTGAAATCATCAAAGACTGCTAAAGAATAG